One Micromonospora sp. WMMD812 genomic window carries:
- a CDS encoding aldehyde dehydrogenase family protein, protein MYTVAQLIGGVWGAGGEEGELVVHDPADGAPVSSAPAATADVVGKAVEAAREVAAEWAGTSPAERAAALHRAADAVEAMTEDLAAAVVAEMGKPLADARGGVEAGIGTLRQYAELAPLRGGRTLHGGHHAIDFMVPQPRGVVAAITPWNDPVAVSCGLLGAALVTGNVVVYKPSERTPATGWLLAKALDGALPPGVLSLLTGGAETGAALAAQEVDVVAHVGSTATGRAIAAAAARTGAKLLLENGGSDPLIVDAGVDPVWAAREAALGAFANGGQICVAVERIYAHRDVAEDFVAALVERADALRTGPGRDPATELGPLVDRRHRDHVHGQVTAAVADGARIRTGGTLPEGPGAFYPATVVTECRHDMPLVREETFGPVAPVVVVDSFSEALRCAADSPYGLAATVLTGSMSHAHRAWRELPVGTVKINAVFGGAPGGAAHPRRGSGQGFGYGPELLDEFTATKAVHIEAPGGGHW, encoded by the coding sequence ATGTACACGGTTGCGCAGCTCATCGGCGGAGTCTGGGGCGCGGGCGGCGAGGAGGGCGAGCTGGTCGTGCACGACCCGGCCGACGGCGCCCCGGTCAGCTCCGCGCCGGCGGCGACGGCGGACGTGGTCGGCAAGGCGGTGGAGGCGGCCCGCGAGGTCGCGGCCGAGTGGGCGGGAACCTCGCCCGCGGAGCGCGCCGCGGCGCTGCACCGGGCCGCCGACGCGGTCGAGGCGATGACGGAGGACCTCGCCGCGGCGGTCGTCGCGGAGATGGGCAAGCCACTGGCGGACGCCCGCGGCGGCGTCGAGGCGGGCATCGGCACGCTGCGACAGTACGCCGAGTTGGCTCCGCTGCGCGGCGGACGCACCCTGCACGGCGGCCACCACGCGATCGACTTCATGGTGCCGCAGCCGCGCGGGGTGGTCGCCGCGATCACCCCGTGGAACGACCCCGTGGCGGTCTCCTGCGGGCTGCTCGGCGCCGCCCTGGTCACCGGCAACGTGGTGGTGTACAAGCCGAGCGAACGGACGCCGGCCACCGGCTGGCTGCTGGCGAAGGCGCTGGACGGCGCGTTGCCGCCCGGGGTGCTCTCACTGCTCACCGGCGGGGCGGAGACCGGTGCGGCGCTGGCCGCCCAGGAGGTCGACGTAGTGGCGCACGTCGGTTCCACCGCGACCGGCCGGGCGATCGCCGCGGCCGCCGCCCGCACCGGCGCCAAGCTGCTGCTGGAGAACGGCGGCAGCGACCCGCTGATCGTGGACGCCGGCGTCGACCCGGTCTGGGCGGCTCGGGAGGCCGCGCTGGGCGCGTTCGCGAACGGCGGGCAGATCTGCGTCGCGGTGGAGCGGATCTACGCGCACCGGGACGTGGCCGAGGACTTCGTGGCCGCGCTGGTCGAACGGGCCGACGCGCTGCGGACGGGGCCGGGCCGGGACCCGGCGACCGAGCTGGGCCCGCTGGTCGACCGGCGGCACCGGGACCACGTGCACGGCCAGGTGACCGCGGCGGTGGCCGACGGTGCCCGGATCCGTACCGGCGGAACGCTGCCGGAGGGGCCGGGGGCCTTCTACCCGGCGACGGTGGTCACCGAGTGCCGGCACGACATGCCGCTGGTCCGCGAGGAGACCTTCGGGCCGGTCGCCCCGGTGGTGGTGGTCGACTCGTTCAGCGAGGCGCTGCGCTGCGCGGCCGACTCGCCGTACGGACTGGCCGCCACCGTGCTGACCGGGTCGATGAGCCACGCGCACCGGGCCTGGCGGGAGCTGCCGGTCGGCACCGTGAAGATCAACGCCGTCTTCGGCGGCGCGCCGGGCGGCGCGGCGCATCCGCGCCGGGGCAGCGGCCAGGGTTTCGGGTACGGCCCGGAGCTGCTCGACGAGTTCACCGCCACCAAGGCCGTGCACATCGAGGCGCCGGGCGGCGGTCACTGGTGA
- a CDS encoding YihY/virulence factor BrkB family protein — translation MTTTDPGTALDGRRGPRLPRRMRQLSWRTWRGVLVRSARNFVTDNCSDWAAALTYYGVLALFPSAIVVVALVGLVSDGDRTVDTVLDLAREMGAGPVVGNEGFVGAVRDVVEQESSAKALLSFGLLGALWSASGFIGAFTRASNAVYGVTEGRPVWKLRPLQIGLAAVSLVLLAVVATGLIVSGPIADAVGDVVHAGGLSRTVWSVSKWPVLALIMMVLLSLLFWIAPNVRQPRFRWLTPGGAVALAAWALASFGFGLYVANFGSYNATYGSLGAVIAFLVWLFLSNSALMLGVQINAELQRGRRLQAGEPEPEEPLLPPKAPAGS, via the coding sequence ATGACGACGACGGACCCCGGCACGGCACTCGACGGACGGCGGGGCCCGCGCCTGCCCCGACGGATGCGGCAGCTGAGCTGGCGCACCTGGCGCGGGGTGCTCGTCCGCAGCGCCCGGAACTTCGTGACGGACAACTGCTCCGACTGGGCCGCCGCGCTGACCTACTACGGCGTGCTCGCGCTCTTTCCGTCCGCCATCGTGGTGGTCGCCCTGGTCGGGCTGGTCTCCGACGGCGACCGGACGGTGGACACCGTCCTCGACCTGGCCCGGGAGATGGGCGCCGGACCGGTGGTGGGGAACGAGGGGTTCGTCGGCGCGGTCCGCGACGTGGTCGAACAGGAGAGTTCGGCGAAGGCGCTGCTGAGCTTCGGCCTGCTCGGCGCGCTCTGGTCCGCGTCCGGGTTCATCGGGGCGTTCACCCGCGCCTCCAACGCCGTGTACGGGGTGACGGAGGGACGGCCGGTGTGGAAGCTGCGGCCGTTGCAGATCGGGCTCGCCGCGGTCTCGCTGGTGCTGCTCGCGGTGGTCGCCACCGGGTTGATCGTGAGCGGCCCGATCGCCGACGCCGTGGGCGACGTGGTCCACGCGGGTGGTCTTTCGCGCACGGTGTGGAGCGTCAGCAAGTGGCCCGTGCTCGCCCTGATCATGATGGTGCTGCTGTCGCTGCTGTTCTGGATCGCCCCGAACGTCCGCCAACCCCGGTTCCGCTGGCTCACCCCCGGTGGCGCGGTCGCGCTGGCCGCCTGGGCGCTCGCCTCCTTCGGTTTCGGCCTGTACGTGGCCAACTTCGGCTCGTACAACGCCACGTACGGCAGCCTGGGCGCGGTCATCGCCTTCCTGGTCTGGCTCTTCCTGTCCAACTCGGCCCTGATGCTGGGTGTTCAGATCAACGCCGAGCTGCAGCGTGGCCGCCGGTTGCAGGCGGGCGAACCGGAGCCCGAGGAGCCGCTCCTGCCGCCCAAGGCGCCGGCCGGTTCGTGA
- a CDS encoding MFS transporter, whose product MSTAPTAPRAALLLLAYLAFVSLGLPDGLIGVGWPSIRADFGVPTEAVGLVLTAGTAGYLTSSVLAGFTLARLGVGWLLAGSTLLASLALTGYSVSPGLALMIGCALLLGLGSGAIDSGLNAYAAGAFGPRHMNWLHAFFGLGVAIGPLIMTAALSLGLAWRWGYGIVAAAQLALAVAFALSVRAWRPRAGRADTSVAPAAVADAVSGPAGSVGIPSEGGTEAASPAPVPIRETLRLPAVWLGALAFTVYVAIEVAAGLWAFLLLTEGRGLSAGTAGLCVSAYWGSLFLGRVVQGVVAERLGPDRVLRASLLGMAAGAALIAVPGPAWVAVVGLVVVGFAAAPVFPLLTLTTADRVGAAHADRTIGLQIGAAGLGGALVPAGIGVLLGNTSVQALGPALFVFAVGLIALHAAGSRRPPVAAARSGDPVRQPVEEGAGSSPGPSTS is encoded by the coding sequence GTGTCCACCGCCCCCACCGCGCCCCGCGCCGCGCTGCTCCTCCTCGCCTATCTCGCCTTCGTCAGCCTCGGCCTGCCCGACGGCCTGATCGGCGTCGGCTGGCCGTCGATCCGCGCCGACTTCGGGGTGCCGACCGAGGCGGTCGGGCTGGTCCTCACCGCGGGCACTGCCGGGTACCTGACCTCGAGCGTGCTGGCCGGCTTCACGCTCGCCCGGCTGGGCGTCGGCTGGCTGCTGGCCGGCAGCACCCTGCTCGCCAGCCTGGCGCTGACCGGCTACTCGGTGAGCCCCGGCCTCGCGTTGATGATCGGGTGCGCGCTGCTGCTCGGGCTCGGTTCCGGCGCGATCGACTCCGGGCTCAACGCGTACGCCGCCGGGGCGTTCGGCCCCCGGCACATGAACTGGCTGCACGCGTTCTTCGGGCTCGGGGTGGCGATCGGCCCGCTGATCATGACCGCGGCGCTCAGCCTGGGGCTGGCCTGGCGCTGGGGATACGGGATCGTCGCCGCGGCGCAGCTCGCCCTGGCCGTCGCGTTCGCGCTCAGCGTGCGCGCCTGGCGCCCCCGCGCCGGCCGCGCCGACACGTCGGTCGCCCCCGCCGCGGTCGCCGACGCGGTCTCCGGGCCCGCCGGGTCGGTCGGGATCCCGTCCGAGGGCGGCACCGAGGCCGCGTCCCCGGCGCCGGTGCCGATCCGGGAGACGCTGCGCCTGCCGGCGGTGTGGCTGGGCGCGCTCGCGTTCACGGTGTACGTGGCCATCGAGGTGGCCGCCGGGCTGTGGGCGTTCCTGCTGCTCACCGAGGGGCGGGGGCTGTCCGCCGGAACGGCCGGTTTGTGCGTCTCCGCGTACTGGGGGAGTCTCTTCCTCGGGCGGGTGGTGCAGGGGGTGGTGGCCGAGCGGCTGGGCCCGGACCGCGTGCTGCGCGCCAGCCTGCTCGGCATGGCGGCCGGGGCCGCGCTGATCGCGGTGCCGGGTCCGGCCTGGGTGGCGGTGGTCGGGCTCGTCGTGGTCGGCTTCGCCGCCGCGCCGGTCTTCCCGCTGCTGACCCTCACCACGGCCGACCGGGTCGGCGCGGCGCACGCGGACCGCACCATCGGACTGCAGATCGGCGCGGCCGGACTCGGCGGGGCGTTGGTCCCGGCCGGGATCGGGGTGCTGCTCGGCAACACGTCGGTGCAGGCGCTCGGGCCGGCGCTGTTCGTGTTCGCCGTGGGGCTGATCGCCCTGCACGCGGCCGGTTCGCGCCGGCCACCCGTGGCCGCGGCCCGATCCGGCGACCCCGTCCGACAGCCGGTCGAAGAGGGCGCCGGCAGCTCACCTGGCCCGTCGACCTCCTGA
- a CDS encoding SRPBCC family protein, with protein MSGVTEHVDVAVPVRTAYDQWTQFEEFPHFMEGVEEVRQLSDTMTHWTVEIAGVKREFDAEITEQLPDERVAWRSTGGTQQAGVVTFHRLNEDSTRVSLQLEFEPHGVVEQAGDKLGIVDRRAKGDLERFKQFIERRGQETGAWRGKVDRPQP; from the coding sequence ATGAGTGGCGTGACCGAACACGTGGACGTCGCCGTCCCGGTGCGGACCGCATACGACCAGTGGACCCAGTTCGAGGAGTTCCCCCACTTCATGGAGGGGGTGGAGGAGGTCCGGCAACTGTCGGACACGATGACCCACTGGACCGTCGAGATCGCCGGAGTGAAGCGCGAGTTCGACGCCGAGATCACCGAGCAGCTCCCCGACGAGCGCGTCGCCTGGCGTTCCACGGGCGGCACCCAGCAGGCCGGCGTCGTGACCTTCCACCGCCTCAACGAGGACAGCACCCGGGTCAGCCTCCAGTTGGAGTTCGAGCCGCACGGTGTGGTGGAGCAGGCCGGCGACAAGCTCGGCATCGTGGACCGGAGGGCCAAGGGCGACCTGGAGCGGTTCAAGCAGTTCATCGAGCGGCGCGGTCAGGAGACCGGCGCCTGGCGGGGGAAGGTCGACCGCCCCCAGCCGTGA
- a CDS encoding ChaB family protein — MPGREVLPSTLRRSPAKAQRTWEKTHDSAVETYGEGQRAHRTAFAAVKHEFEKVGDHWEPKGRKGPSDRQAAGGGPARRAPTAAGVDANATKDHLLEVARKLDVPGRSRMNKPELVKAIQKANDRQTAKARGR, encoded by the coding sequence ATGCCCGGGCGCGAGGTACTGCCCAGCACGCTGCGACGCTCCCCGGCCAAGGCGCAACGCACCTGGGAGAAGACACACGACTCGGCGGTGGAGACGTACGGCGAGGGCCAGCGGGCCCACCGGACCGCCTTCGCCGCCGTGAAGCACGAGTTCGAGAAGGTCGGCGACCACTGGGAGCCCAAGGGACGCAAGGGCCCGAGCGACCGGCAGGCGGCCGGCGGCGGCCCGGCCCGGCGCGCGCCCACCGCCGCCGGCGTGGACGCGAACGCGACGAAGGACCACCTCTTGGAGGTCGCCCGCAAGCTGGACGTCCCGGGCCGGTCCCGGATGAACAAGCCGGAACTGGTCAAGGCGATCCAGAAGGCCAACGACCGACAGACCGCCAAGGCGCGCGGTCGCTGA
- a CDS encoding DUF2795 domain-containing protein → MERGNSKHGPRVDEQMSQEVSGLVQGPGTGGSRVDESRVPEPAGEDQPETTTAPAGELRSGAPKGMSSQDVERRSRFGRFITMTALPGDREALIANARGNDAPDDIIADLERLPDGTRYQTVSEVWAALGNKNETTRW, encoded by the coding sequence ATGGAGCGTGGCAACAGCAAGCACGGACCGCGGGTCGACGAGCAGATGAGCCAGGAGGTCAGCGGCCTGGTCCAGGGGCCCGGCACCGGCGGTTCACGGGTCGACGAGTCCCGCGTGCCGGAGCCGGCGGGCGAGGACCAGCCGGAGACGACGACGGCGCCGGCGGGTGAACTGCGCAGCGGGGCACCCAAGGGAATGAGCTCGCAGGACGTCGAGCGCCGCAGCCGGTTCGGGCGGTTCATCACGATGACCGCGCTGCCCGGCGACCGGGAGGCGCTGATCGCGAACGCACGCGGCAACGACGCGCCGGACGACATCATCGCCGACCTGGAGCGCCTGCCGGACGGCACCCGGTACCAGACCGTCTCCGAGGTGTGGGCCGCGCTCGGCAACAAGAACGAGACGACTCGCTGGTGA
- a CDS encoding LysR family transcriptional regulator gives MDLDQLRTAIALVQHRTVNQTAAALGLAPSSVSDRIRRLEGDLGASLFTRDRSGMHPTAAGRAYLASAVAALEALDAAAERLHSAPGLTVGAQASIADELLPAVLDDLRRARPDLTVQLRPDPDRSRLLAALDHGEIDVAVLLDAGEHVGDLGFAHPTTPIEYLDVREVPMTVVVPPGHPLLGRPVTMQEIQQTGGLIGRESRCSFWMATKRWLGPDTDLTAVGGLAQVREWVATGRGIALLPEFTVHADLGSRRIAQLNVPAPPLQLRLIWRGDHKDANALRQLLYALTQA, from the coding sequence GTGGACCTCGATCAGCTGCGGACCGCGATCGCGCTGGTCCAGCATCGAACCGTCAACCAGACGGCAGCCGCGTTGGGCCTGGCACCGTCGTCGGTCTCTGACCGGATACGCCGACTCGAGGGCGACCTCGGGGCCTCGTTGTTCACCCGCGATCGAAGCGGCATGCATCCCACCGCAGCCGGACGCGCCTACCTGGCATCCGCGGTCGCGGCGCTTGAGGCCCTCGACGCTGCGGCCGAGCGACTCCACTCCGCCCCAGGACTCACCGTGGGAGCACAAGCCTCGATCGCCGACGAACTCCTCCCCGCCGTCCTGGACGACCTGCGACGCGCCCGTCCCGATCTCACGGTGCAGCTACGCCCCGATCCCGACCGAAGCCGGCTCCTCGCCGCGCTCGACCACGGCGAGATCGATGTCGCTGTGCTCCTCGACGCCGGTGAGCACGTCGGTGACCTCGGATTTGCCCACCCCACCACGCCGATCGAGTACCTCGACGTGCGCGAGGTCCCCATGACCGTCGTCGTACCGCCGGGACATCCACTGCTCGGTCGCCCAGTGACGATGCAGGAGATCCAGCAAACAGGCGGCCTGATCGGCAGGGAATCGCGCTGCTCCTTCTGGATGGCCACCAAGCGCTGGCTCGGCCCCGACACAGACCTCACCGCCGTCGGCGGACTGGCGCAGGTCCGCGAATGGGTCGCCACCGGCCGCGGGATCGCGCTGCTACCCGAGTTCACGGTTCATGCCGACCTCGGGTCACGACGCATCGCCCAGCTCAACGTCCCCGCGCCCCCGCTGCAACTCAGACTCATCTGGCGGGGAGACCACAAGGACGCGAACGCCCTACGCCAACTCCTCTACGCCCTCACGCAGGCATAA